Proteins from a genomic interval of Paenibacillus lentus:
- the xylA gene encoding xylose isomerase, translated as MSYFKNINKIQYEGSGSNNPLAFKHYNENEVVLGKSMKEHLRFAVAYWHTLTMDGSDPFGQATMIRPWETRTGLDLAKDRVEVNFEFLEKLGAPYFAFHDRDIAPEGATLKETNENLDVIVAKIKEGMKATGVKLLWNTANMFSNPRFVHGAATTSNADVFAYAAAQVKKGLETGLELGSENYVFWGGREGYESLLNTDMGLELDNLARFFQMALDYAKEIGYTGQFLIEPKPKEPSKHQYDFDAATTIAFLQKYGLQDHFKLNLEANHATLAGHTFEHELRVARLNNMLGSIDANQGDLLLGWDTDEFPTDLYAVTLAMYEILENGGLGSGGVNFDAKVRRSSFEPEDLFYSHIAGMDTFAKGLKVAAKLIEDKFFDNLLDERYASFKSGIGADIVSGKANFKTLEAYALQNSEIRNKSSHLELIKARLNEYIFATK; from the coding sequence ATGAGTTATTTTAAGAACATTAACAAAATCCAGTACGAAGGTTCAGGCTCTAACAATCCACTGGCATTCAAACATTATAACGAGAACGAGGTTGTTCTTGGCAAATCGATGAAAGAGCATCTGCGTTTTGCAGTTGCTTACTGGCACACCCTCACGATGGACGGAAGCGACCCGTTCGGTCAAGCTACTATGATTCGTCCATGGGAGACTCGTACAGGTCTTGACCTGGCGAAGGATCGCGTGGAAGTAAACTTCGAATTCCTGGAGAAGCTCGGCGCTCCTTACTTCGCATTCCATGACCGCGACATCGCTCCTGAAGGCGCAACCTTGAAAGAGACGAACGAGAATTTGGACGTAATCGTTGCTAAGATTAAAGAAGGTATGAAGGCTACCGGCGTTAAATTGCTTTGGAACACGGCGAACATGTTCTCCAACCCGCGTTTTGTTCACGGGGCTGCGACAACATCTAATGCTGACGTATTCGCTTATGCTGCCGCACAAGTGAAGAAAGGTTTGGAAACAGGTCTTGAGCTTGGTTCTGAAAACTATGTATTCTGGGGCGGCCGTGAAGGCTACGAGTCTCTATTGAATACGGATATGGGTCTTGAGCTTGACAACCTGGCAAGATTCTTCCAAATGGCTCTGGATTATGCGAAGGAAATCGGCTACACAGGCCAATTCCTGATCGAGCCTAAGCCGAAAGAGCCTTCCAAGCATCAATATGACTTCGATGCGGCTACAACGATCGCATTCCTGCAGAAGTACGGTTTGCAAGACCACTTCAAGCTGAACCTGGAAGCAAACCATGCAACACTGGCTGGTCATACGTTCGAGCATGAGCTGCGTGTAGCACGCCTCAACAACATGCTGGGTTCCATTGATGCCAACCAAGGCGACTTGCTGCTTGGCTGGGATACGGATGAGTTCCCGACAGATCTGTACGCAGTTACGCTGGCTATGTACGAAATCTTGGAGAACGGCGGACTTGGCTCCGGCGGCGTGAACTTCGACGCGAAGGTAAGAAGAAGCTCCTTCGAGCCGGAAGACCTGTTCTACTCCCATATTGCAGGTATGGATACATTCGCCAAAGGGCTTAAAGTAGCGGCTAAGCTGATCGAGGACAAATTCTTCGACAACCTGCTGGATGAGCGTTATGCCAGCTTCAAGAGCGGAATCGGGGCGGATATCGTATCCGGTAAAGCCAACTTTAAGACGCTGGAAGCTTACGCACTGCAAAACAGCGAGATCCGCAATAAATCCAGTCATCTGGAATTGATTAAAGCTCGTCTGAACGAATATATTTTCGCTACGAAATAA
- the xylB gene encoding xylulokinase — translation MKYVVGIDLGTSSVKTLLVSQGGEIKGEATAAYPLIHERPGYSEQDPEEWVKGTITCLKELMKSSGVAAEDIEGISFSGQMHGLVLLDDRNEVLCHAILWNDTRTTKQCRAIEAKLGDKLLDITRNAALEGFTLPKILWVQENEPELFAKAARFVLPKDYLRYRMTGNVHMELSDAAGTLMLNVPEAKWSEEILEAFGLSSNFAPPLVGSTEETGTLLPEFAELTGLSTSTKVFGGGADNACGAVGAGIVRQGDALCSIGTSGVILSYEEDKNKDFAGKVHFFNHSHPGAFYAMGVTLAAGYSMSWFKDSLAPELSFDELLKPVADIAPGAEGLLFTPYLVGERTPHADSVIRGSFIGLSGTHRREHLARAVMEGITFSLAESLELFRQAGINVERIISIGGGAKNPVWLQMQADIFGTPVVALNNEQGPAMGAAMMAAVGSGWFDSLKDCADQFIGYRATYEPNAANVDKYARLFKLYQQVYAATRSLNEGLQEFREQ, via the coding sequence ATGAAATACGTAGTCGGTATCGATTTAGGCACCAGTTCGGTAAAGACGCTGTTGGTGAGCCAAGGCGGAGAGATCAAGGGAGAAGCAACGGCTGCCTATCCGCTTATTCACGAGCGCCCGGGCTACAGTGAGCAAGATCCGGAGGAATGGGTAAAAGGCACGATCACCTGCCTCAAAGAGCTTATGAAGAGCAGCGGGGTTGCTGCCGAGGATATTGAAGGTATCTCGTTCTCGGGCCAAATGCACGGTCTGGTGCTGCTGGACGACAGGAATGAAGTGCTGTGTCATGCCATTCTGTGGAATGATACCCGCACGACGAAGCAATGCCGGGCGATCGAAGCCAAGCTTGGTGACAAGCTGCTGGACATTACGAGAAATGCGGCGCTGGAAGGCTTTACGCTGCCCAAAATCCTCTGGGTGCAGGAGAATGAGCCGGAGCTATTTGCTAAAGCGGCCCGCTTCGTGCTGCCGAAGGACTATTTGCGTTACCGCATGACGGGGAATGTACACATGGAGCTGTCCGATGCCGCCGGTACACTGATGTTGAACGTGCCGGAAGCAAAGTGGAGCGAGGAAATTCTGGAGGCGTTCGGGCTGTCCAGTAATTTTGCGCCTCCGCTGGTCGGAAGCACGGAAGAGACGGGCACCCTGCTGCCAGAATTCGCGGAACTGACCGGGCTCTCCACGAGCACGAAGGTGTTCGGCGGGGGAGCGGACAATGCTTGCGGAGCTGTTGGAGCTGGGATCGTACGTCAAGGGGATGCGCTGTGCAGCATTGGGACGTCCGGTGTTATTTTATCGTATGAGGAAGATAAAAATAAAGATTTCGCGGGCAAAGTGCATTTCTTTAACCATTCGCACCCAGGAGCCTTCTATGCGATGGGAGTTACACTGGCTGCGGGCTATAGCATGAGCTGGTTCAAGGATTCGCTCGCGCCGGAGCTGAGCTTTGACGAGCTTTTAAAGCCCGTGGCTGATATAGCGCCAGGTGCGGAGGGGCTGCTGTTCACGCCATACCTGGTCGGTGAGCGCACGCCACATGCGGATAGCGTTATCCGTGGCAGCTTCATTGGATTATCCGGCACGCACCGCCGCGAGCATCTCGCTCGTGCGGTGATGGAAGGTATTACATTTTCGCTCGCGGAGTCTCTGGAGCTGTTCCGTCAAGCGGGAATTAACGTGGAGCGCATCATCTCAATCGGCGGCGGTGCCAAGAACCCGGTATGGCTGCAAATGCAGGCAGATATTTTTGGCACGCCAGTCGTTGCCTTGAACAATGAGCAAGGCCCGGCCATGGGCGCAGCGATGATGGCAGCGGTTGGCAGCGGCTGGTTCGACAGCCTGAAGGACTGTGCGGATCAGTTCATCGGCTACCGTGCCACGTACGAGCCGAATGCGGCGAATGTCGATAAATATGCGCGGCTGTTCAAGCTGTATCAGCAGGTGTATGCCGCGACCCGTTCCTTGAACGAAGGCTTGCAGGAATTTAGAGAGCAGTAA
- a CDS encoding ROK family transcriptional regulator, protein MKITGDQQLIKKMNKTLVLDTIRQRQPLSRADIAATLGLNKATVSSLVSELIESQLVTEIGPGESSGGRKPTLLLFNGGAGYAIGVDIRVNDLFALLVDLEGNVIRERTVPLNDLSPDHALDQIRKMIIWLSKRAPDSPYGIVGVGIGVPGLVNEKSQIVSAPNLGWNNVSLHNLLASDFGENIHIDNEANAGAIGERLYGAGRDAANLIYLSIGVGIGSGMIVGGELYRGISNFSGEVGHMTVTENGPLCRCGNRGCWETLASEKALLDRAAQRWKHSSAASEEEGLARLLNMARKGDSDALALLQETGNHLGVGLANLVNILNPELIVIGNRLSMAGDLLQEPMLHTLESRSLSYHMKKTQVAFAELGIRSTALGAASMPITAFLADPDVTSLKAQS, encoded by the coding sequence ATGAAAATTACGGGCGATCAGCAACTGATCAAGAAAATGAACAAGACGCTCGTTCTCGATACAATCCGCCAGCGGCAGCCCTTGTCCCGTGCCGATATCGCCGCTACACTTGGCTTGAATAAAGCCACCGTGTCCTCCCTGGTATCCGAGCTGATTGAGAGCCAGCTTGTGACCGAGATTGGGCCGGGCGAGTCTAGCGGAGGACGAAAACCTACGCTGCTGCTGTTCAATGGGGGGGCCGGATATGCAATCGGGGTAGATATCCGTGTCAACGATCTTTTTGCGTTGCTCGTGGACTTGGAGGGCAATGTCATTCGGGAAAGAACGGTGCCCCTGAATGACTTGTCGCCTGACCATGCGCTGGACCAAATCCGTAAAATGATCATCTGGCTCAGCAAAAGAGCCCCCGACTCGCCTTATGGCATCGTTGGTGTCGGGATCGGTGTTCCGGGATTGGTCAATGAGAAAAGCCAAATTGTCTCCGCCCCAAACCTGGGCTGGAACAATGTATCGTTGCACAATCTGCTAGCGTCTGATTTCGGAGAGAATATCCATATAGATAATGAAGCCAACGCAGGGGCAATTGGCGAGAGATTATACGGTGCTGGGCGCGATGCGGCTAATTTGATTTACCTGAGCATCGGCGTCGGGATCGGCTCCGGTATGATTGTTGGCGGGGAGTTGTATCGCGGCATTTCCAATTTTTCCGGGGAAGTGGGGCATATGACGGTAACCGAGAACGGCCCACTTTGCCGCTGCGGTAATCGCGGCTGCTGGGAGACGCTCGCCTCGGAGAAAGCCCTGCTCGACCGGGCGGCCCAGCGTTGGAAGCATAGCTCGGCCGCATCCGAGGAGGAAGGGCTCGCCCGACTGCTGAACATGGCCCGGAAAGGGGATTCCGATGCGCTTGCCCTGCTGCAAGAAACGGGAAACCATCTCGGCGTCGGCCTAGCTAACCTGGTGAATATTCTGAATCCTGAGTTAATCGTCATCGGCAACCGCCTCTCGATGGCCGGAGACCTGCTTCAGGAGCCGATGCTGCATACGCTGGAGAGCCGCAGCTTGTCCTATCACATGAAGAAGACGCAGGTCGCCTTTGCCGAGCTGGGCATCCGCAGCACCGCTCTCGGCGCGGCCTCTATGCCGATTACTGCCTTTCTGGCTGACCCAGATGTCACATCGCTGAAAGCACAGTCTTAA
- a CDS encoding ABC transporter ATP-binding protein: MITANAKKVMIEAVNLCKSYSTGTEPFYAAKGINLELYEGDFTVIMGSSGSGKSTLLYLLSGLDTLTSGEVYFKGQRIDDYSEKEITDFRSNKIGYVYQSINLIPDFTLVENVAFPGYVAGRDKSEINKRAMSLLQMMGIAEQADRLPSQVSGGQQQRAAIARALINSPEVIFADEPTGALSQEQGSIILDILTEINLKSQSIVMVTHDIKAACRADRLILVKDGNIDGILELGKYSPDQWQSRESQIFMFMSGEGR; this comes from the coding sequence ATGATTACGGCTAACGCCAAAAAAGTTATGATCGAAGCGGTTAATTTGTGCAAATCCTATTCCACGGGAACAGAGCCATTTTATGCGGCCAAAGGCATCAACCTTGAATTGTATGAGGGGGATTTTACGGTCATTATGGGCAGCTCGGGCTCGGGCAAATCAACGCTGCTCTACCTGCTGAGCGGTCTGGATACGCTAACCTCTGGGGAGGTATATTTCAAGGGACAGCGGATTGACGATTATTCGGAAAAGGAGATCACAGATTTTCGATCGAACAAGATCGGCTACGTCTATCAGTCCATCAATTTGATTCCCGATTTCACCTTGGTGGAAAATGTCGCCTTTCCGGGATATGTGGCTGGTCGCGACAAAAGCGAAATCAATAAGCGGGCGATGAGCCTGCTGCAAATGATGGGCATCGCGGAGCAGGCGGATCGTTTGCCGTCTCAAGTATCCGGTGGACAGCAGCAGCGGGCAGCCATCGCCAGGGCGTTGATCAATTCGCCTGAAGTGATTTTTGCCGATGAGCCGACAGGGGCGCTCAGTCAGGAGCAAGGGAGTATCATTTTGGATATTTTGACCGAGATCAACCTTAAATCTCAATCGATCGTTATGGTCACTCACGATATTAAGGCAGCTTGCCGAGCGGATCGGTTGATTCTAGTAAAGGACGGAAATATCGACGGAATTCTGGAGCTGGGTAAATACTCTCCCGATCAATGGCAGTCAAGAGAAAGCCAGATTTTTATGTTTATGTCAGGAGAGGGGCGATGA
- a CDS encoding ABC transporter permease, translating into MYAIWKLCWSNLNNKKVQNSFMAIIIMLSALLLSTAILVINNTNQVYESMHAKVHGAHQILRLENGIHDPNQVQQWWAEQQGVAASEMMRYRYLSSLSHAGEEIPNVDLFMMDTPNGPFSVDQLLFVQGEERHAPKPGTVWIPTSLAYSKDIEVGDPIEFKTDKETFSLQVAALVVDISYCSPFATSGRIWLNGQDYSTHMASLQGNDMYMTGLRFDEYSQNHAYWESFEKFLGTPYLESVKDYESISSYYMIANQVISFIMGFLAVIMISVALHTLGFTISDGILSSYKTIGIIKSVGLSSRRVISAYVMQYTLLAMVSVIPGILLSYFFSNQIVSRSMAYLYTGGSEMKVHASAIAIGVGVAVIVIAVIFLTALLFSYKARGVEPAQAIRYGMSEKDSLRKSSRGSAWRKKLLKLDSLPMEMIIGLRGVTKNTGGSALIMLISALSTAVLVFGFLFVYSISSIHETIAKWGYDSADLSVRIDNPAKLSYEEFHKEVLLDQRVKNYSRYGDANGVLPINKGLAGEPEQDTLGILLTVAEGNYDEIGYENMKGRNPISSLEISIGVNVASSLDLKVGDLLDIYIAGEKHTLTVTGIYQAIANMSYTGRITADVIREVDPDYGATMNTIFINLQDGVSIDEFVNELHHKYGRAIWTASQATLVDEVFSQAVTILILPMSVMALLFIVITFVIIYSICRINMKKESRTYGIYKSIGMTSRQIRVSVTVGILVVSATGALIGVPLGFIGLPPLLNIILADYGIVEVPLIMKGGGITVMIPLSILTAGLGSWFASRSVQTTSPRILTVE; encoded by the coding sequence ATGTATGCGATATGGAAGCTATGCTGGTCGAATTTGAATAATAAAAAAGTACAAAACAGCTTTATGGCGATCATTATTATGCTCTCCGCGCTGCTGCTGTCCACGGCGATTCTCGTCATCAACAACACGAATCAGGTATATGAGAGTATGCATGCGAAGGTTCATGGCGCCCATCAAATATTGCGCTTGGAGAACGGCATACACGACCCGAATCAGGTTCAACAATGGTGGGCGGAGCAGCAGGGGGTTGCGGCCTCGGAGATGATGCGGTACCGCTATCTTTCCAGTCTGTCACATGCGGGAGAGGAAATTCCCAATGTCGACTTGTTTATGATGGATACGCCAAATGGCCCTTTTTCCGTTGATCAGCTCCTGTTTGTGCAAGGGGAGGAGAGGCATGCGCCCAAGCCTGGGACTGTCTGGATTCCAACATCGCTCGCTTATTCCAAGGATATAGAAGTCGGCGATCCGATCGAATTCAAGACAGATAAAGAAACCTTCAGTCTGCAAGTCGCTGCGTTAGTCGTGGATATCTCGTATTGCTCGCCGTTTGCGACCAGCGGGAGAATATGGCTGAATGGTCAGGATTATAGCACCCATATGGCATCGCTGCAGGGCAATGATATGTACATGACCGGATTGCGCTTCGATGAATATAGCCAAAACCATGCCTATTGGGAAAGCTTCGAGAAATTCCTGGGCACGCCTTATTTGGAATCCGTGAAGGATTATGAAAGCATCTCCTCTTATTATATGATCGCAAATCAAGTCATTAGCTTTATCATGGGGTTTCTAGCGGTCATCATGATCTCGGTAGCCCTGCATACCCTTGGATTTACGATTTCGGATGGGATTCTTTCGAGCTACAAAACGATAGGCATCATCAAGTCGGTCGGCTTATCCTCCCGCAGAGTGATTTCGGCTTATGTGATGCAATATACGCTACTGGCCATGGTCTCGGTCATTCCGGGGATTTTACTCAGTTATTTCTTCTCTAACCAAATCGTCAGCCGCTCCATGGCTTATCTGTATACAGGCGGATCGGAAATGAAAGTTCATGCTTCGGCGATTGCGATAGGGGTGGGAGTTGCGGTCATCGTTATCGCGGTAATATTCCTCACAGCTCTGTTGTTCTCTTATAAAGCGCGTGGCGTTGAGCCGGCCCAAGCGATTCGATACGGCATGTCGGAGAAAGATAGCTTAAGAAAATCAAGCCGCGGAAGCGCATGGAGAAAGAAGCTGCTGAAGCTGGACTCCCTACCCATGGAAATGATCATCGGGCTAAGAGGCGTGACCAAGAATACTGGCGGCTCTGCGCTGATTATGCTAATCTCGGCGTTGTCGACTGCGGTGCTTGTGTTTGGATTTTTGTTCGTCTACAGCATTTCTTCCATCCATGAGACGATTGCCAAATGGGGGTATGATTCAGCCGACCTATCTGTGAGGATCGATAATCCGGCGAAGCTGAGCTATGAAGAGTTTCATAAAGAAGTGCTGCTGGATCAACGGGTGAAAAATTATAGCCGATACGGAGACGCCAATGGCGTATTGCCGATCAACAAGGGACTGGCGGGCGAGCCGGAGCAGGATACATTGGGGATTTTGCTGACGGTGGCAGAAGGAAATTACGACGAAATCGGCTATGAAAATATGAAAGGCCGTAATCCGATAAGTAGCTTAGAAATTTCGATCGGCGTTAATGTAGCCAGCAGCCTGGACCTAAAGGTTGGCGACTTGCTAGACATTTACATCGCCGGAGAGAAGCATACGTTGACCGTGACGGGAATCTATCAGGCAATTGCGAATATGTCCTATACGGGACGAATAACGGCTGATGTCATCCGAGAGGTTGATCCCGATTATGGTGCTACAATGAATACGATCTTTATCAATTTGCAGGATGGCGTTTCTATCGATGAATTCGTGAATGAGTTGCATCATAAATACGGCAGGGCAATTTGGACGGCAAGCCAGGCGACGCTCGTCGACGAGGTGTTCTCTCAGGCCGTCACGATATTGATTTTGCCAATGTCGGTTATGGCCCTGTTGTTTATCGTAATTACGTTCGTTATTATCTACAGCATCTGCCGTATCAACATGAAGAAGGAGAGCCGAACTTACGGCATTTACAAATCGATCGGCATGACCTCCAGGCAGATTCGCGTGTCGGTGACCGTTGGAATTTTAGTAGTTTCGGCGACCGGGGCCTTGATAGGGGTTCCTTTGGGATTCATCGGCCTTCCTCCACTGCTTAACATCATTTTGGCGGATTACGGTATTGTCGAAGTACCGCTGATTATGAAGGGAGGAGGGATTACCGTGATGATTCCCCTGAGCATTTTGACTGCAGGTCTGGGGTCATGGTTCGCCTCGAGATCGGTACAAACGACATCGCCGCGAATTTTGACGGTGGAATGA